The Oceaniferula flava genome has a window encoding:
- the fbaA gene encoding class II fructose-bisphosphate aldolase, translating to MPVATPEQYAAMLDAAQEGGYAYPAINITSLTTINGALKAFAEAGSDGIIQVSTGGGSFASGTAVADEAFGAIVLAEATHLLAEKYDILVGLHTDHCHPQKVDSFLRPLLDASRKRIAEGKGPLFNSHMFDGSVVELDENLEISKDLLKECAELDIILEIEAGCVGGEEDGHDTSGLPAEKLYTSPEDMMQVYETLNGIGRFMFAATFGNVHGAYKPGSVKLKPTILRDGQKVVTDKYGAEAEMDLVFHGGSGSSLEDIRETLDYGVVKMNIDTDTQYAFTRPIVTHMCENIEGVLKIDGEVGNKKVYDPRGYLKKGEQGLCDRLKEACDDLLSSGKSVYGKV from the coding sequence ATGCCAGTTGCAACACCTGAACAATACGCCGCCATGCTCGACGCTGCCCAAGAAGGCGGCTACGCATACCCAGCCATCAACATCACCTCCCTGACCACCATCAACGGTGCGCTCAAGGCCTTTGCCGAAGCCGGCTCCGATGGCATTATCCAAGTTTCTACCGGCGGCGGCAGCTTTGCTTCCGGCACCGCCGTTGCCGATGAGGCATTCGGTGCCATCGTGCTCGCCGAAGCCACCCACCTCCTGGCCGAGAAATACGACATCCTCGTCGGTCTGCACACCGACCACTGCCACCCGCAGAAAGTCGACAGCTTCCTCCGCCCTCTGCTCGATGCCTCACGTAAGCGCATCGCCGAAGGCAAAGGTCCCCTGTTCAATTCCCACATGTTCGATGGCTCCGTCGTTGAGCTCGATGAGAACCTCGAGATCTCCAAGGACCTCCTCAAGGAGTGTGCCGAACTCGACATCATCCTCGAAATCGAAGCTGGCTGCGTCGGCGGCGAAGAGGACGGTCACGACACCTCCGGCCTGCCCGCTGAAAAGCTCTACACCTCTCCTGAGGACATGATGCAAGTCTACGAAACACTGAACGGCATCGGCCGCTTCATGTTTGCCGCCACCTTCGGCAACGTGCACGGCGCCTACAAGCCAGGCTCCGTGAAACTCAAGCCGACCATCCTGCGCGACGGCCAAAAGGTCGTGACCGACAAATACGGTGCCGAAGCCGAGATGGACCTCGTTTTCCACGGTGGCTCCGGCTCCAGCCTCGAGGACATCCGCGAGACCCTCGACTACGGTGTGGTCAAAATGAACATCGACACCGACACCCAGTATGCCTTCACCCGCCCGATCGTCACCCACATGTGTGAGAACATCGAAGGCGTGCTGAAGATCGACGGCGAAGTCGGCAACAAGAAGGTTTACGATCCCCGTGGCTACCTGAAAAAAGGCGAACAAGGTCTCTGCGATCGCCTCAAGGAAGCTTGCGACGACCTGCTTTCCTCCGGTAAATCAGTTTACGGCAAAGTCTAA
- a CDS encoding DUF5069 domain-containing protein — protein MTWNDQFLQLFRSCVEKYRSGNSDFHSYYEPEDLAFLKSIGYKPRELFDFVEDLVDGGEPTESTALLVAAVRRDYLHTVQNGQLSEKEVSSDDIPARGETLDNVAYFPRILAKARAKLAGELHPNLMYGCGGDRGFLRKHGDIHPADFLRHVWASGDDDAHMIEYLRQCYSQG, from the coding sequence ATGACCTGGAACGACCAATTTCTTCAACTTTTCCGCAGCTGTGTGGAAAAATACCGCAGTGGCAACAGCGATTTTCACTCCTACTACGAGCCGGAGGATCTCGCATTTCTGAAATCCATCGGCTACAAACCACGCGAGCTTTTTGACTTTGTAGAAGACCTGGTTGATGGCGGCGAGCCCACTGAATCGACCGCTCTGTTAGTCGCTGCCGTTCGTCGCGATTACCTGCACACAGTGCAAAACGGCCAGCTCAGCGAGAAGGAAGTCAGCTCCGATGACATCCCTGCCCGGGGTGAGACACTCGACAATGTGGCCTACTTCCCCCGCATTCTTGCCAAAGCTCGTGCCAAGCTCGCCGGTGAACTGCACCCGAACCTGATGTATGGCTGCGGTGGCGATCGTGGATTCCTGCGCAAGCATGGCGACATCCACCCGGCCGACTTCCTCCGCCACGTCTGGGCCTCCGGCGACGACGATGCTCACATGATCGAGTATCTCCGCCAGTGTTACAGCCAGGGATAA
- the efp gene encoding elongation factor P: MASIVATNVKKGQCIKYEGETGIVLNLEHRTPGKGNALIAATIRSFQTGKTKTIRFASSDKVEIVETDRQKLEFSYSDPTGFNFMDMNTYETITLNEELIGDNKNYLVEGMTAEVLFIEDNAVTVDVPAVVELEVTESSEGIKGDTANNPTKPATLETGLVVQVPLFVKPGDKLKINTTDGSYSGRAN; the protein is encoded by the coding sequence ATGGCATCCATAGTCGCAACCAACGTTAAAAAAGGCCAATGCATCAAGTATGAAGGTGAAACCGGCATCGTGCTCAACCTCGAGCACCGCACCCCCGGAAAAGGCAACGCCCTGATCGCCGCCACCATCCGTTCCTTCCAAACCGGAAAAACCAAAACCATCCGTTTCGCTTCCAGCGACAAGGTGGAGATCGTGGAAACCGATCGCCAAAAGCTCGAGTTCTCTTACTCCGATCCTACTGGTTTCAACTTCATGGACATGAACACCTATGAAACCATCACCCTCAACGAAGAGTTGATCGGCGATAACAAAAACTACCTCGTCGAGGGCATGACCGCTGAGGTTCTGTTCATCGAAGACAACGCTGTCACCGTCGACGTGCCAGCCGTGGTCGAGCTCGAAGTCACCGAGTCCTCCGAGGGCATCAAAGGCGACACCGCGAACAACCCCACCAAGCCAGCCACTCTCGAAACTGGCCTGGTGGTTCAAGTTCCCCTGTTCGTCAAACCCGGCGACAAGCTGAAGATCAACACCACGGACGGCAGCTACTCCGGCCGCGCCAACTAA
- a CDS encoding KpsF/GutQ family sugar-phosphate isomerase, protein MDINYVEKGRRVFEIEIEELQRVAASLSDSFCEAVELLKEAIENRGKIVVVGIGKSGNIGHKIAATLNSTGATAVVLNSQNALHGDLGIISDGDAVIALSYSGETSELLDLLPFIKRTDVKVVGVTGKANSTLGKHSDVTLLTSIQREACPLNLAPTSSSTAMLVMGDALAMALLESRGFTEEDFSRFHPGGSLGRALLTKVSDIMRSGDALACIPPSATVHDALEAMSAARSGACVITAEDGTLAGIFTHGDFARSFQEDPTIGSSQISELMTSQPITLNSDSLAAEAVKTIGTHRIDDIVVLDTEGRPIGLIDTQDFARLKLI, encoded by the coding sequence ATGGACATCAACTACGTGGAAAAGGGGCGCCGAGTCTTTGAAATCGAGATCGAGGAACTGCAACGGGTTGCCGCCTCGCTCAGTGACTCTTTCTGTGAAGCTGTCGAGCTGTTGAAGGAGGCCATTGAAAACCGGGGCAAGATCGTGGTTGTCGGCATTGGCAAGTCGGGAAACATCGGTCACAAGATCGCCGCTACTCTGAACTCCACCGGAGCCACCGCCGTGGTCCTCAACTCACAGAACGCCCTTCACGGTGACTTGGGGATCATCTCGGATGGTGATGCCGTGATCGCCCTTTCCTACTCCGGAGAAACCAGCGAGCTGTTAGACCTCTTACCTTTTATCAAACGCACCGACGTAAAAGTGGTCGGAGTCACCGGTAAAGCCAATTCCACCTTGGGAAAACACAGCGATGTCACCCTGCTGACCAGCATCCAGCGAGAGGCCTGCCCGCTCAACCTGGCACCCACGTCCTCATCCACCGCGATGTTAGTGATGGGCGATGCGCTGGCGATGGCACTGCTGGAGTCGCGCGGTTTCACCGAGGAGGACTTCTCACGCTTCCACCCCGGCGGATCGCTGGGCAGAGCACTGCTGACCAAGGTCTCCGACATCATGCGCTCCGGCGATGCCCTAGCCTGCATTCCACCCAGCGCCACGGTGCACGATGCCTTGGAAGCCATGTCCGCCGCCCGCAGCGGTGCCTGTGTGATCACTGCTGAAGACGGCACTTTGGCCGGCATTTTTACCCACGGCGATTTTGCCCGATCTTTTCAAGAAGACCCCACCATCGGCTCCAGTCAGATCAGCGAGCTGATGACCAGCCAGCCGATCACGCTGAACTCCGACTCGCTCGCGGCCGAAGCGGTCAAAACCATCGGCACGCACCGCATCGATGACATCGTGGTGTTAGATACCGAGGGTCGACCGATAGGATTGATCGACACCCAAGATTTCGCCCGTCTCAAACTCATCTAA
- the nagB gene encoding glucosamine-6-phosphate deaminase → MNKVPVEIFSSSDSAIAKLGAETAALILRNDAKGQPTVLGLATGNTPILFYQELIRLHEEHGLSFANVITFNLDEYAGLPPEHPESYWKFMHTHLFDHIDIKEENIHIPSGTVAEEDIAAHCAEYEQAIIDAGGIDQQILGIGRTGHIGFNEPGSPKDSVTRAIQLDAITREDAAPAFGGIDQVPTAAITMGCGTILSARRLVLMAWGEKKAEIVRQAVQGPVCDQVSASFLQEHDNAVFYLDEAAASALRMPSQV, encoded by the coding sequence ATGAACAAGGTGCCTGTAGAAATTTTCTCTTCATCCGACTCAGCGATTGCCAAGCTCGGAGCCGAAACTGCCGCGCTCATTCTCCGGAATGATGCCAAAGGCCAACCCACGGTGCTCGGTCTCGCCACCGGCAATACTCCCATCCTTTTTTACCAGGAACTCATCAGACTGCATGAGGAGCATGGCCTTTCATTCGCCAACGTCATCACATTCAATCTGGATGAATATGCCGGACTCCCTCCCGAACACCCGGAAAGCTACTGGAAGTTCATGCACACCCATCTGTTCGACCACATCGACATCAAGGAGGAAAACATCCACATCCCTTCCGGCACCGTCGCCGAGGAAGACATTGCCGCACACTGCGCCGAGTATGAACAAGCAATTATCGATGCCGGTGGAATCGACCAACAAATCCTCGGCATCGGACGCACGGGCCACATTGGATTCAACGAACCAGGATCCCCCAAGGACTCCGTGACACGCGCCATCCAGCTGGACGCGATCACGCGGGAGGATGCCGCCCCCGCATTTGGAGGCATCGATCAGGTGCCAACCGCAGCCATCACCATGGGCTGCGGCACCATTCTCAGTGCGCGCCGACTGGTGCTCATGGCTTGGGGCGAGAAGAAGGCTGAGATCGTTCGCCAAGCCGTGCAAGGCCCAGTCTGCGATCAGGTCAGTGCCTCCTTCCTGCAAGAGCACGACAACGCGGTTTTCTACCTCGACGAAGCCGCAGCCTCCGCGCTCCGCATGCCGTCACAGGTCTAA
- a CDS encoding transglutaminase-like domain-containing protein: MKFLLGALGWMLMILGAQAAEANLDKALALAGENRAQLEQAIEQAPAAQKKAMQFLIRYMPERDLKSLKADYLLNNVAWAYRARETFPWAKEVPEEIFFNDVLPYAALNERRDDWREDFFNRFSKYVKGAKTQEEARLAVCQNIKDEVKVKYSTKRNKADQSPYESMETGLASCTGLSVLLNNAFRAVGIPSRIAGTPSWTTKRGNHNWVEIWTTHDRQWHFTEYYFDKKGLDRGWFLADAARGNAQSLYHSIYASSWKPTGQHFPLVWDLKIRYVHAVNVTDRYVQLGGVKSGEDVCELRIHWMKGGERVAAELRVVQGDVNLGEGVSPKATDDMNRYFTVKARKGQLYIIAWKDPVSGKILQKTVKTPKEEAWLTVNLAE, encoded by the coding sequence ATGAAATTCTTATTAGGCGCATTGGGCTGGATGTTGATGATTCTGGGAGCGCAGGCCGCAGAGGCCAACTTGGATAAGGCCTTGGCCCTGGCGGGAGAAAATCGTGCCCAGCTGGAGCAGGCCATCGAGCAAGCACCGGCCGCCCAGAAAAAGGCGATGCAATTCCTCATCCGCTACATGCCGGAGCGTGATCTCAAGTCTTTGAAGGCTGATTATCTGCTCAACAACGTCGCCTGGGCTTATCGGGCACGTGAAACCTTCCCATGGGCGAAGGAGGTTCCGGAGGAGATCTTTTTCAACGACGTGCTGCCCTATGCCGCGCTGAACGAGCGTCGCGATGACTGGCGGGAGGACTTTTTCAATCGCTTCAGCAAGTATGTCAAAGGGGCCAAAACTCAGGAAGAGGCCCGACTGGCGGTGTGCCAGAATATCAAGGATGAGGTGAAGGTGAAATACAGCACCAAGCGCAACAAGGCCGACCAGAGCCCTTACGAATCGATGGAGACAGGTTTGGCCAGCTGCACCGGACTCTCGGTCTTACTCAACAATGCTTTTCGGGCCGTGGGGATTCCTTCACGCATTGCCGGAACCCCATCGTGGACGACCAAACGCGGGAACCATAACTGGGTGGAAATCTGGACGACGCATGACCGTCAGTGGCATTTCACCGAGTATTATTTCGATAAAAAAGGTCTCGATCGTGGATGGTTCTTGGCAGATGCCGCCAGAGGCAATGCGCAGAGTTTGTATCACAGCATTTACGCCAGTTCGTGGAAGCCGACGGGGCAGCATTTCCCCTTGGTGTGGGATTTGAAAATCCGCTACGTGCACGCCGTCAATGTCACCGATCGCTACGTTCAGCTGGGCGGGGTGAAGTCCGGTGAGGATGTCTGCGAGCTCCGCATCCATTGGATGAAGGGTGGGGAACGGGTGGCCGCCGAGCTACGCGTGGTCCAGGGTGATGTGAATTTGGGTGAAGGGGTGAGTCCCAAGGCCACCGACGACATGAATCGCTATTTCACCGTCAAGGCGCGCAAAGGCCAGCTTTACATCATCGCCTGGAAAGATCCTGTCAGCGGCAAGATCCTGCAAAAAACGGTGAAGACGCCCAAGGAGGAAGCTTGGTTGACCGTGAACCTGGCGGAGTAA
- a CDS encoding DoxX family protein has product MNTSDQTLAYTLARLGMGVNLLIHGAVRLPKLSGFANHITGQFEKTVLPAAMVKPYAYAVPFVELGVGILLILGLFTRHTLVAASLLMISLIFGTCLLENWGNAGSQMVYLAYLAALLAFRDRYNQLSLDHKRGS; this is encoded by the coding sequence ATGAACACATCAGATCAGACATTGGCCTACACCCTCGCCCGCCTCGGAATGGGGGTGAACTTGCTCATCCACGGCGCGGTGCGATTGCCCAAACTCTCAGGTTTCGCCAATCACATCACCGGACAGTTTGAGAAAACCGTCCTACCAGCCGCCATGGTGAAACCTTACGCCTATGCCGTCCCCTTCGTGGAACTCGGCGTCGGCATCCTCTTAATTCTGGGTCTGTTCACCCGCCACACCCTGGTCGCCGCCTCACTGCTGATGATCTCCTTGATCTTTGGCACCTGTCTGCTGGAAAATTGGGGTAATGCCGGCTCCCAGATGGTGTATCTGGCCTACCTCGCCGCACTACTTGCCTTCAGAGATCGCTACAATCAGCTTTCTCTCGATCACAAACGCGGCAGCTAG
- the rpoD gene encoding RNA polymerase sigma factor RpoD has product MASKKAAAKKTTAKKAPAKKASKKAAKAPAKKATTKAAAKKATAKKKAPAKKAAATKPAAEKAPAKKATAKKASKKAPKSRIDTPEIQEKIRELIKLAKEQEYLTYDDVNEVLPNDLVDPGDVEAILDRLRKMEFDIIDASEVDSYRDRKKDDADEATGPKTDQKLDILDDPVRMYLKQMGQVPLLTREQEVEISKRIEDAEIAANAELHKFGFIANCYLDLADRLTRGKERFDRVIQDKKIESRERYMRALPKLCEQVRNLHEDNDQIFRKLQAKNPRGKKKLVETFEKNLTSVTRLYNRFYYKQKVVEDFNAQVEDHQKKLWKYDRKLNAKPGDKEFETKVREIQQLAWHKTEDFITTRRDLRKRTREAYQAKTEMVEANLRLVISIAKKYTNRGLSFLDLIQEGNMGLMKAVEKFEYRRGYKFSTYATWWIRQAITRSIADQARTIRIPVHMIETINKLMRVQKQLVQEYGREPSPDEIAEEIHLPVERVRAVLKMAQQPISLQAPVGDSDDTSFGDFIEDKAAENPMEEAGFAMLKEKIGDVLDTLTEREREVLEQRFGLKDGYSRTLEEVGRQFQVTRERIRQIEAKALRKMRHPTRIRKLEGFIELPNLP; this is encoded by the coding sequence ATGGCATCCAAAAAAGCAGCCGCTAAAAAAACCACGGCAAAAAAAGCTCCCGCTAAGAAGGCGAGCAAAAAAGCCGCTAAAGCTCCGGCAAAAAAAGCAACGACCAAGGCAGCCGCTAAAAAAGCCACCGCCAAGAAAAAGGCACCCGCCAAGAAAGCAGCCGCCACAAAGCCCGCTGCTGAAAAAGCTCCCGCCAAGAAAGCCACGGCAAAAAAGGCATCCAAAAAAGCTCCTAAGAGCCGCATCGATACTCCGGAGATCCAAGAGAAGATCCGCGAGCTCATCAAACTGGCCAAAGAGCAGGAATACCTCACCTACGATGACGTCAACGAGGTGCTGCCCAACGACTTGGTCGACCCCGGCGATGTCGAAGCCATCCTCGATCGTCTCCGCAAGATGGAGTTCGATATCATTGATGCCTCCGAAGTGGACTCCTACCGCGACCGCAAAAAGGACGACGCCGATGAAGCCACCGGCCCCAAGACCGACCAGAAACTCGATATCCTCGATGATCCGGTAAGAATGTATCTCAAGCAGATGGGCCAAGTGCCACTGCTGACCCGTGAGCAGGAGGTGGAAATCTCCAAGCGCATCGAAGACGCCGAGATCGCCGCCAATGCCGAGCTGCACAAGTTCGGATTCATTGCCAACTGCTACCTCGACCTCGCCGATCGCCTGACTCGCGGTAAGGAACGTTTCGACCGTGTCATTCAGGACAAGAAAATCGAAAGCCGTGAGCGCTACATGCGCGCCCTGCCGAAACTCTGCGAACAAGTGCGCAACTTGCACGAGGACAACGATCAAATTTTCCGCAAACTTCAGGCCAAGAACCCACGGGGTAAGAAGAAGCTGGTTGAAACATTTGAGAAGAACCTCACCTCCGTGACCCGCCTCTACAACCGCTTCTACTACAAGCAGAAAGTCGTCGAAGACTTCAATGCCCAGGTGGAAGACCACCAGAAGAAACTCTGGAAATACGATCGCAAACTCAACGCCAAGCCTGGCGACAAGGAGTTTGAAACCAAGGTTCGTGAAATCCAGCAACTCGCCTGGCACAAGACCGAGGACTTCATCACCACTCGCCGCGATCTGCGCAAACGCACCCGCGAAGCCTATCAGGCAAAAACAGAGATGGTGGAGGCCAACCTTCGCCTAGTGATCTCCATCGCCAAGAAATACACCAACCGTGGACTATCATTCCTCGACCTCATTCAGGAAGGCAACATGGGCCTGATGAAGGCTGTGGAAAAATTCGAATATCGCCGCGGATACAAGTTCTCCACATACGCCACCTGGTGGATTCGCCAAGCAATCACCCGCTCGATTGCTGACCAGGCACGGACTATCCGTATCCCGGTGCACATGATCGAAACCATCAACAAGCTGATGCGTGTGCAGAAGCAGCTGGTGCAGGAATACGGTCGTGAACCCAGCCCCGACGAAATCGCGGAGGAAATTCACCTTCCCGTCGAGCGTGTCCGAGCCGTTCTCAAGATGGCCCAACAGCCGATCTCCCTGCAGGCCCCCGTGGGCGACTCAGACGACACCTCCTTCGGTGACTTCATCGAAGATAAGGCCGCTGAAAACCCGATGGAAGAAGCTGGCTTCGCCATGCTGAAAGAGAAAATCGGCGATGTCCTGGACACCCTCACCGAGCGCGAACGCGAAGTGCTGGAGCAACGCTTCGGCCTCAAGGACGGCTACTCCCGCACTCTCGAAGAGGTGGGTCGTCAGTTCCAAGTGACCCGCGAGCGTATTCGTCAGATCGAAGCCAAAGCCCTGCGGAAAATGCGTCACCCCACACGGATTCGCAAACTGGAAGGCTTCATCGAGCTTCCCAACCTGCCCTAA
- the murA gene encoding UDP-N-acetylglucosamine 1-carboxyvinyltransferase produces the protein MDKLLVRGGNTLQGTVHISGSKNASLPILAATLLTGETCIIRRVPDVSDTNYMIQILTALGAEVERSSGTVRITAGTISHDAPYDIVRKMRASICIMGPLVARLHKASVSLPGGCVIGDRPVDLHLKGLEALGANIDMEGGNMHIVAENGLHGDECDLRGKHGPTVLGTDNMMMAAVLAKGKTVIESAACEPEVVDLANFLNQMGAKITGAGTRRIEIEGVEKLHGVDYTVIPDRIEAGTFMCAAAMAGCPEKGVTLNRVCQEDLKPSTEKLIEAGHRVEFNEQGTSCTVTPGAAPKGVNIVTAPFPGFPTDMQAQFTSLLAVTDGISVVEDTIFPQRFMHCAEMSRMGADIKVDNGTAVIQGGKKLSAAPVMASDLRASAALVLSGLCAEGTTEIHRLYHIDRGYENIDDKLVMLGADIERVKE, from the coding sequence ATGGACAAACTTCTCGTAAGAGGCGGCAACACGCTTCAAGGCACCGTGCATATCTCAGGCTCCAAAAATGCCTCCCTCCCCATCCTCGCAGCCACCTTGCTCACCGGGGAAACCTGCATCATCCGTCGGGTGCCCGATGTTTCCGATACCAATTACATGATCCAGATCCTCACCGCACTCGGTGCCGAGGTGGAACGATCAAGCGGCACCGTGCGCATCACCGCAGGCACCATCAGCCACGACGCGCCCTACGATATTGTGCGGAAAATGCGCGCTTCCATCTGCATCATGGGCCCACTGGTCGCCCGCTTGCACAAGGCGAGCGTCTCACTCCCCGGCGGCTGCGTGATTGGCGACCGCCCGGTCGACCTGCACCTCAAGGGGCTGGAAGCGCTCGGAGCGAATATTGATATGGAAGGTGGCAACATGCACATCGTGGCTGAAAACGGTCTCCACGGTGACGAGTGCGACCTCCGAGGCAAACATGGTCCCACCGTGTTAGGCACCGATAACATGATGATGGCCGCCGTCTTGGCCAAGGGCAAAACGGTCATCGAATCCGCCGCCTGCGAACCTGAAGTGGTCGATTTGGCCAATTTCCTCAATCAAATGGGAGCCAAGATCACCGGAGCCGGCACCCGCAGAATCGAAATCGAAGGCGTGGAGAAACTACACGGAGTGGACTACACCGTCATCCCCGACCGCATTGAAGCCGGCACCTTCATGTGCGCCGCCGCCATGGCTGGATGTCCGGAAAAAGGAGTCACCCTGAACCGCGTCTGCCAAGAGGACCTCAAACCTTCTACCGAAAAACTCATCGAAGCCGGCCATCGGGTGGAATTCAACGAACAAGGGACCTCCTGCACCGTCACCCCGGGAGCAGCCCCCAAAGGCGTGAACATCGTCACCGCCCCCTTCCCAGGTTTCCCCACCGATATGCAGGCGCAGTTTACCTCCCTACTCGCCGTCACAGATGGCATTTCGGTGGTCGAGGACACCATTTTCCCCCAACGCTTCATGCACTGCGCGGAAATGAGCCGGATGGGGGCAGACATCAAAGTCGATAATGGCACTGCCGTGATTCAAGGGGGTAAAAAACTCTCCGCAGCCCCCGTAATGGCCTCTGACCTTAGGGCTTCCGCTGCCTTGGTGCTCTCTGGACTATGCGCCGAAGGCACCACGGAAATCCACCGCCTTTATCACATCGACCGAGGTTACGAGAACATTGACGACAAACTTGTCATGCTCGGAGCAGACATCGAACGTGTGAAAGAATAA